From Parasphaerochaeta coccoides DSM 17374, a single genomic window includes:
- a CDS encoding alpha-glucosidase has product MEKWWHDAVVYQIYPRSFADSNGDGIGDIPGIIARLDYLKNLGINLIWLSPVYRSPDADNGYDISDYRDIDPRYGTMADMDALIAEAKKRDIRIVMDLVINHTSDEHEWFRQSRDPKSPYRDYYIWRPEKNGGPPNNWTSFFGGDCWKKDERSGEYYLHLFAEKQPDLNYDNPRVLEEIKDIMRFWLDKGIGGFRCDVINLIHKTSLVDGKKRLVLTGSEHYISQEGTHEILRTLRKDVLSHYDCFTVGETVFVTPQMGRDLTDEKRGELDMIFSFEHMETDQFFVKWFRRKFSPARFARSIATWQNALEWNALYLENHDQPRSVSRFGNDGMWWSQSAKLLCTLLLTLRGTPFIYQGEEIGMTNFDFTSMEQLQDVESHNIYRMAKKLCIPASYRWKMMQRTSRDNARTPMQWTAKAHAGFTTGTPWLGVNANHQRINVDSQKDDSQSILSYYRTMIALRASLPVLRTGSFHAVKMTKSLFIYERQLSGQPSEQSSDEKIRVLLNFSPRNAKAEGNGDVLLSSYGNQRTTYDGILRPWEALLLRSSETEPEKKR; this is encoded by the coding sequence ATGGAAAAATGGTGGCATGACGCAGTAGTTTATCAAATCTATCCTCGCAGCTTCGCCGACTCCAACGGAGACGGCATCGGCGACATCCCCGGCATCATCGCTCGACTGGATTATCTGAAGAACTTAGGCATCAATCTCATCTGGCTTTCTCCGGTGTACCGTTCCCCCGATGCGGATAACGGCTACGACATCAGCGACTATCGGGACATAGATCCACGTTACGGAACCATGGCGGACATGGACGCCCTGATTGCCGAAGCAAAAAAAAGAGACATCCGCATCGTCATGGATCTGGTAATCAACCATACCAGCGACGAACATGAATGGTTCCGCCAGAGTCGCGACCCAAAAAGCCCTTACCGCGACTATTATATCTGGCGACCGGAAAAGAATGGCGGCCCGCCCAACAACTGGACCAGCTTCTTCGGCGGTGACTGCTGGAAGAAAGATGAAAGAAGCGGCGAATACTACCTGCATCTTTTCGCTGAAAAACAACCCGACCTCAACTATGACAACCCCCGCGTCCTTGAGGAAATCAAGGATATCATGCGCTTCTGGCTGGACAAAGGAATAGGAGGATTCCGATGCGATGTCATCAATCTCATCCACAAGACATCGCTCGTAGATGGAAAGAAACGCCTTGTCCTTACTGGAAGCGAACACTACATCTCACAAGAGGGAACCCATGAGATTCTCCGTACCCTGAGAAAAGACGTGCTTTCTCATTATGACTGCTTCACCGTCGGGGAGACTGTCTTTGTCACCCCACAAATGGGACGTGACCTGACAGATGAAAAACGAGGGGAACTTGATATGATCTTCTCCTTCGAGCATATGGAGACAGACCAGTTCTTCGTAAAATGGTTCAGAAGGAAATTCTCCCCTGCTCGCTTCGCCCGTTCCATAGCAACGTGGCAGAATGCCCTGGAATGGAACGCACTCTACCTGGAGAACCATGACCAGCCGCGCAGCGTCTCCCGTTTCGGCAATGACGGCATGTGGTGGAGCCAGTCGGCCAAGTTGCTCTGTACCCTTCTGTTGACCCTCCGTGGCACTCCCTTCATCTACCAAGGAGAGGAAATAGGCATGACGAACTTTGACTTCACATCGATGGAACAACTCCAAGACGTGGAATCCCACAATATCTACCGGATGGCGAAGAAGCTCTGCATCCCCGCCTCCTACCGCTGGAAGATGATGCAAAGGACATCACGCGACAACGCTCGTACCCCCATGCAATGGACTGCGAAAGCTCATGCCGGATTTACGACAGGAACACCATGGCTTGGCGTCAACGCCAACCATCAAAGGATCAACGTGGATTCCCAGAAGGACGATTCCCAGTCGATACTCAGTTATTACCGGACGATGATTGCCCTTCGCGCCTCGCTTCCGGTACTCCGCACGGGTTCTTTCCATGCCGTGAAGATGACAAAGAGTCTGTTCATCTATGAAAGGCAGCTTTCCGGACAACCTTCCGAACAGTCTTCAGACGAAAAGATACGGGTGTTGCTTAATTTCAGTCCAAGGAACGCCAAGGCGGAAGGAAACGGAGATGTGTTGCTTTCCAGCTATGGGAATCAGCGCACGACGTATGATGGAATCCTCCGTCCTTGGGAAGCCCTGCTCCTGCGTTCTTCTGAGACTGAGCCGGAGAAAAAGCGATGA
- a CDS encoding alpha-galactosidase produces MIHEENGLFKLDTLHTSLWFRVTRHGHLEHIHYGDRLSSDQDADGLLLKQSTLPGSSILYDQNDPYYCLDTLALEWSGIGRGDYRQSPVEIKMPDASFTCDFIYKSHEVSLGSSPCADLPSATGEDEDCSTVKITLEDISNHVELFLYYTVYEATDVITRRVVLKNNNRKSLLIRRLMSMMMDMPDRGFKLITFDGGWIREGHRHERPVAPGIYINSSTTGASSNRHNAGFILSEKGTGEDNGRTWGFNLVYSGNHYGSVELSVQSVLRIQVGINPYCFEWELGQGECFETPEAVMTFSSKGFNGLGRNFHDFINKHIVRGSWRDAERPVLFNTWEANFFNFTERKLIRLARQARILGIETFVLDDGWFGTRDDDRQGLGDYSVNKKKLPKGLKRLSRKIRVLGMNFGLWFEPEMINENSELYRNHPEYAVTTPGKEPTRGRNQLVLDLCNPEVRNYIVSSLSRVMDEAEVSYVKWDMNRHISDGFSHCLERQGEFFHRYILGLYDILRRVFTPRPHILLESCSSGGNRFDLGMLCFSPQIWTSDDTDPIERLKIQGGLSCLYPLSTMGAHVSDSPHQQTLRATPLHTRFNTASFGSLGYELDLKNLTPVQRKEIQHHIAFYKEHRRTFQYGRFYRLDSMADNTVNWLCVAPDGSEAIAGVFRTLSEAAPRGDILALKNLVPSASYTVTSCPQMLSVRSFGGLVKHITPITLKPDGLVLRLVDHYRGVPDGRESYSCKGDTLMSGLHLATTFLGTGHNEHIRLMGDYGSSLYVIKRKEAV; encoded by the coding sequence ATGATTCATGAAGAAAACGGCCTTTTCAAGCTGGACACGCTCCATACCAGCCTGTGGTTCCGCGTCACGCGCCATGGGCATCTGGAACATATCCACTACGGAGACAGGCTTTCCTCCGACCAAGATGCGGATGGCCTGCTGCTCAAGCAGTCAACACTTCCCGGCAGCAGTATCCTCTATGACCAGAATGACCCGTATTATTGCCTTGATACCCTCGCCCTTGAATGGTCAGGAATCGGACGCGGGGACTATCGGCAGTCACCGGTGGAAATCAAGATGCCGGACGCCTCCTTCACCTGTGATTTCATCTACAAGTCGCATGAAGTTTCCCTCGGATCTTCCCCTTGCGCCGACCTGCCCTCCGCCACAGGAGAAGACGAAGACTGCTCTACGGTAAAAATCACCTTGGAAGATATCTCGAATCATGTGGAACTGTTCCTATATTATACAGTCTACGAGGCCACCGATGTCATCACGCGCCGCGTCGTCCTGAAGAACAACAACCGCAAATCCCTCCTGATACGCCGCCTGATGAGCATGATGATGGACATGCCGGACAGAGGCTTCAAACTAATCACCTTTGACGGTGGATGGATTCGGGAAGGGCATCGCCACGAAAGACCGGTAGCTCCAGGAATTTACATCAACAGCTCTACCACGGGAGCTAGCAGCAACCGTCACAACGCTGGATTCATCCTGTCCGAAAAAGGAACCGGAGAAGACAACGGACGGACATGGGGCTTCAACCTTGTCTACAGCGGCAATCATTACGGTTCCGTAGAACTGTCGGTACAGAGCGTCCTGCGTATCCAGGTGGGTATCAATCCCTATTGCTTTGAATGGGAACTTGGCCAAGGAGAATGCTTTGAGACTCCAGAAGCGGTCATGACCTTCTCATCCAAAGGATTCAACGGACTGGGAAGGAACTTTCATGATTTCATCAACAAGCATATCGTGCGAGGTTCCTGGAGAGACGCTGAACGACCTGTCCTTTTCAATACATGGGAAGCCAATTTCTTCAATTTCACAGAAAGAAAGCTCATCCGTCTTGCACGACAAGCCAGGATCTTGGGCATAGAGACCTTCGTCCTGGACGATGGATGGTTCGGCACACGAGATGATGACCGGCAGGGACTTGGCGACTACTCGGTGAACAAGAAGAAGTTACCTAAGGGATTGAAGCGTCTGAGCAGGAAAATCAGAGTACTTGGCATGAATTTCGGCCTGTGGTTCGAGCCGGAGATGATTAACGAGAACAGCGAGCTCTACCGGAACCATCCGGAATATGCTGTGACCACTCCGGGCAAGGAGCCGACCAGAGGACGAAATCAGCTTGTTCTTGATTTGTGCAACCCGGAAGTACGCAATTATATTGTTTCTTCACTTTCCCGTGTCATGGACGAAGCGGAAGTATCGTATGTGAAGTGGGATATGAACAGACACATCAGCGATGGATTCTCCCATTGTCTGGAACGTCAAGGCGAATTTTTCCATCGTTACATCCTGGGACTCTATGACATTTTGCGTCGTGTCTTCACTCCCCGTCCCCACATCCTGTTGGAGAGCTGTTCAAGCGGCGGTAATCGTTTTGATCTTGGCATGCTCTGTTTTTCTCCCCAGATATGGACATCCGATGACACCGACCCCATCGAGCGATTGAAAATACAGGGAGGCTTGTCCTGCCTCTATCCTCTCTCTACCATGGGAGCGCATGTCTCTGACTCACCCCATCAGCAGACGCTCCGCGCTACTCCCCTGCACACACGTTTTAATACGGCGAGCTTCGGAAGCCTGGGCTATGAGTTGGATTTGAAAAATCTCACTCCTGTCCAGAGGAAAGAAATACAACATCATATTGCCTTCTATAAGGAACATCGGAGGACTTTCCAATATGGCAGGTTCTACCGTCTGGACAGTATGGCGGACAACACTGTGAACTGGCTCTGCGTGGCTCCCGATGGAAGCGAGGCAATCGCGGGCGTCTTCCGCACACTCTCCGAGGCGGCCCCACGGGGAGATATCCTTGCCCTCAAGAATCTTGTTCCATCTGCCTCCTACACAGTCACATCCTGTCCCCAGATGCTGTCCGTCCGTAGTTTCGGAGGACTGGTCAAGCACATTACACCTATAACCCTCAAACCTGACGGTCTGGTTCTCCGCCTGGTCGACCATTACCGTGGTGTACCCGACGGCAGGGAAAGCTACTCATGTAAAGGAGACACCTTGATGAGTGGACTCCATCTGGCGACTACCTTCTTGGGGACTGGCCACAATGAACACATACGGCTCATGGGAGACTATGGTTCAAGCCTTTATGTCATAAAGCGCAAAGAGGCAGTATAA
- a CDS encoding glycoside hydrolase family 1 protein, whose translation MAFTFPDDFELGVASAATQIEGGDTANSWYDWYATGHIPDGSDPSVATRHYELYEEDARLMESMGIRHYRMGLEWARLEPEEGVFNEEVFTHYRDEIQLLQSMGIEILLTLHHFTTPLWFEKLGSFENPKSVEIFLSFVKKVIEELGDLVSQYITINEPNVYVSHGWFLGAWPPGKKSMKAAFRVMTTLCVCHIRAYTLIHDMRRCNGYDDTMVSYAHHMRSFVPLKRYNPIHLIMTPLFHRIFQSSISRSFLTGASSWPIGRMKGIRKGLYCDFHAVNYYSRTAVSGLSDGTLPHVPVNDLGWEIYPEGIVKNTQELFRLANLPIYITENGTCDNEDSFRNRYISEHLKMLCESGLPVKRYYHWCFTDNFEWLEGVSARFGLVAVDYATQKRIIKKSGEFYIRMIAEKGISENLEKEYCKQAYRLDTAHVTAAPDATEKQKKQEKKHE comes from the coding sequence ATGGCATTTACTTTTCCTGATGACTTTGAATTGGGCGTTGCCTCGGCCGCGACGCAGATAGAAGGCGGAGACACAGCCAATAGCTGGTATGACTGGTACGCCACGGGTCACATCCCGGATGGCTCCGATCCTTCGGTGGCAACCCGGCATTACGAACTGTATGAAGAAGATGCACGCCTGATGGAAAGCATGGGTATCCGCCACTACCGCATGGGTCTTGAATGGGCGCGGCTGGAGCCGGAGGAAGGGGTATTCAATGAAGAAGTCTTTACCCATTACCGTGACGAGATACAACTCCTCCAGAGCATGGGAATTGAAATCCTTCTCACCCTCCATCATTTCACCACTCCCCTGTGGTTCGAAAAGCTCGGTTCTTTTGAGAACCCAAAAAGTGTAGAGATATTCCTGTCCTTCGTGAAGAAAGTCATTGAAGAACTCGGTGACCTTGTGTCCCAGTACATCACGATAAATGAACCGAATGTCTATGTTTCCCACGGATGGTTCCTGGGGGCATGGCCGCCGGGAAAGAAATCCATGAAAGCGGCTTTCCGCGTGATGACCACCCTTTGCGTCTGCCACATCCGTGCGTATACTCTAATCCACGACATGCGCCGCTGTAATGGGTATGATGATACCATGGTCAGTTATGCTCATCACATGAGGTCTTTCGTCCCCCTGAAACGCTACAACCCCATCCATCTCATCATGACACCTCTGTTCCACCGAATCTTCCAGTCCTCCATATCCCGTTCTTTCCTTACCGGCGCATCCTCATGGCCCATCGGACGGATGAAGGGTATCAGAAAAGGGTTGTACTGTGATTTCCATGCGGTGAACTATTACAGCCGCACCGCAGTCTCCGGCCTTTCCGACGGCACTCTGCCCCATGTTCCGGTGAACGACCTGGGCTGGGAAATCTACCCGGAAGGGATAGTAAAAAACACACAGGAGCTGTTCCGTCTCGCAAACTTGCCAATCTATATCACGGAAAACGGCACATGTGACAATGAAGATTCTTTCAGGAACCGGTATATCAGCGAACATCTGAAAATGCTTTGTGAAAGTGGTCTTCCGGTCAAACGCTATTATCATTGGTGCTTCACCGACAACTTTGAGTGGCTGGAGGGGGTTTCTGCCCGTTTCGGACTGGTAGCGGTAGACTATGCCACCCAAAAGCGGATAATCAAGAAAAGCGGGGAATTTTACATCAGGATGATTGCCGAAAAAGGTATTTCGGAAAATCTTGAGAAAGAATATTGCAAGCAGGCTTACCGGCTCGACACAGCACATGTGACCGCTGCCCCTGATGCCACGGAAAAGCAGAAGAAACAGGAGAAAAAACATGAGTAG
- a CDS encoding glycoside-pentoside-hexuronide (GPH):cation symporter, which yields MSSRDTYNKYFFGLGTIGRDMFYAMVSMYFVWFLTEVMNLDDRMLAWTGGILTVLRVFDALNDPLMGVIVDNTVSRWGKFKPWLISGALMGVLFFLLLFADLGLTGPTFLIVFAICYLGWDLTYGLNDIAYWSMLPALSLNQKKREKIGAFARICANIGLFSVVVGILPATNALGFAVGSLRQGWFIFAVIIAILMVGFQLFTVFFVKEYRSEFRQEEKTSVRDMVRAIFGNDQLLFMVISMALFMIGYTTTTSFGTYFFKYAFGNENMYPVFAAILGLTQFSALGVFPLFSKRFTRKQLYFGSTIFVLAGYTLFFISPMNIIPIGVSSVLLFAGQAFIQLLMLMFLADTIEYGQWKSGKRNQAVTLSVQPLINKIGGAVATGIVTATLIVSGINRAATPMDVTSQGLLVMKIAMLLIPLLCIVAGYIVYRFKYKIDKQFYDRIVDDLVQRGDIVGIRETRDGTES from the coding sequence ATGAGTAGCCGCGATACGTACAACAAGTATTTCTTTGGGCTTGGAACCATAGGACGGGACATGTTCTACGCCATGGTCAGCATGTATTTCGTGTGGTTCCTCACCGAGGTAATGAACCTCGATGACCGTATGTTGGCATGGACCGGAGGAATCCTGACTGTCCTGCGCGTCTTTGATGCCCTCAATGATCCCCTGATGGGCGTCATCGTGGACAATACTGTCTCACGTTGGGGAAAATTCAAACCGTGGCTCATTTCAGGCGCTCTGATGGGCGTGTTGTTCTTCCTTCTCCTTTTTGCCGATTTGGGACTTACAGGGCCTACCTTCCTGATTGTCTTTGCCATATGTTACCTGGGGTGGGATCTCACCTATGGGCTCAATGACATTGCCTATTGGTCCATGTTGCCTGCACTGTCGCTCAACCAGAAGAAACGTGAGAAAATCGGGGCATTCGCCCGCATCTGCGCCAACATAGGACTCTTTTCCGTGGTGGTCGGCATCCTGCCCGCAACCAATGCTCTCGGCTTTGCCGTAGGAAGTCTCCGGCAGGGCTGGTTCATCTTTGCCGTTATCATAGCGATACTGATGGTCGGATTCCAGCTTTTCACGGTCTTTTTCGTGAAGGAATACCGGAGTGAATTCCGTCAGGAAGAAAAAACGTCAGTCAGGGATATGGTTCGAGCCATTTTCGGCAATGATCAACTTTTGTTCATGGTCATTTCCATGGCACTGTTCATGATCGGGTACACGACGACAACCAGCTTCGGTACGTACTTCTTCAAATATGCCTTCGGCAATGAAAACATGTATCCTGTATTTGCCGCCATTCTCGGTCTGACGCAGTTCTCCGCCTTGGGCGTCTTTCCTCTTTTCAGCAAGCGTTTCACCCGCAAGCAACTGTATTTCGGTTCTACGATTTTTGTCCTTGCAGGCTACACGCTGTTCTTCATCTCCCCCATGAACATCATTCCCATCGGCGTCTCCAGCGTCTTACTTTTTGCGGGACAGGCGTTCATCCAGCTTTTGATGCTCATGTTCCTTGCGGACACCATTGAATACGGTCAATGGAAAAGTGGAAAAAGAAATCAAGCAGTGACTCTCTCCGTCCAGCCTCTGATTAACAAAATAGGAGGCGCTGTGGCGACCGGTATTGTGACGGCGACACTGATTGTATCCGGCATCAACCGTGCCGCGACTCCTATGGATGTCACTTCCCAGGGACTGCTGGTCATGAAGATTGCCATGCTGCTGATTCCCCTGCTCTGTATTGTGGCAGGTTATATCGTCTATCGTTTCAAATACAAGATAGACAAGCAATTCTATGACAGAATCGTGGATGATCTGGTTCAGCGGGGAGACATTGTGGGGATTAGGGAAACAAGGGACGGAACGGAGAGCTAG
- a CDS encoding AzlC family ABC transporter permease, whose translation MSAERNKEKTLGISEGIRDGIPVFVGYISASIAFGLTASIMGFSLWQSLLFSALVYTGSGQFLALKLIRIGATPVEIALGVFMLNLRYMFMTASLDRKLPSDMGKARKSLLSFWIADESFSIAALRKGPLTQKYLFSLVLTCYGGWLLGTTVGTLAGSILSPELQMSAAVTLYAMFASLLSTEARTNWLILAVAGISAVLNTILTIFTPLAAGWTFIISMVVATIAGAIFMPDKEKKSDMVGGEAECP comes from the coding sequence ATGTCGGCAGAAAGGAATAAGGAAAAAACCTTGGGGATTTCAGAAGGGATCCGTGACGGTATCCCTGTATTCGTCGGATACATCTCCGCTTCAATCGCCTTCGGCCTCACTGCTTCCATCATGGGTTTTTCCCTCTGGCAATCACTGTTGTTCTCCGCTTTGGTCTATACTGGTTCCGGTCAGTTTCTTGCCTTGAAGCTGATCCGCATCGGCGCGACGCCCGTGGAAATTGCCTTGGGCGTATTCATGCTCAACCTCCGCTACATGTTCATGACAGCCTCCTTGGACCGCAAGCTGCCCTCTGACATGGGTAAGGCAAGGAAATCACTCCTGAGTTTCTGGATAGCGGATGAATCCTTCTCCATAGCGGCGCTCCGTAAAGGTCCGCTGACCCAAAAATACTTGTTCAGCCTCGTGCTGACCTGTTATGGCGGCTGGTTGCTCGGAACTACTGTCGGAACTCTCGCTGGCAGTATTCTGTCACCAGAACTCCAGATGTCCGCCGCAGTGACCCTGTATGCCATGTTCGCGTCCCTTCTGTCCACTGAAGCACGTACAAACTGGCTTATCCTGGCGGTCGCCGGAATATCTGCCGTCCTGAATACCATTCTGACAATATTTACACCGCTTGCGGCAGGATGGACCTTCATCATCTCCATGGTAGTAGCTACTATAGCCGGAGCGATCTTCATGCCTGACAAGGAAAAGAAATCCGACATGGTCGGCGGGGAGGCGGAATGCCCGTAA
- a CDS encoding AzlD domain-containing protein, producing MPVRTYLILLALNIMATYVSRVLPFHVQFLSRLPRFAKKCMEVLPIAALGALIFPGVITDFIGEGSVWYAGLAGTLAAALVARKTNGLLLPVVSSFIVTWGILTFLG from the coding sequence ATGCCCGTAAGAACCTACCTCATTCTGCTAGCACTGAATATCATGGCAACCTACGTCTCCCGCGTCCTGCCTTTTCATGTGCAATTTCTCTCCCGACTTCCCCGCTTTGCCAAAAAATGCATGGAAGTCCTCCCCATAGCAGCTCTGGGCGCACTCATCTTTCCCGGAGTCATCACCGACTTCATCGGCGAAGGGAGCGTCTGGTATGCCGGTCTCGCAGGTACTCTTGCAGCAGCTTTGGTTGCTCGTAAAACCAACGGTCTGCTCCTTCCGGTCGTCAGTAGTTTCATCGTCACATGGGGAATTCTGACCTTCCTGGGTTGA
- a CDS encoding carbohydrate-binding family 9-like protein: protein MDKYEVEAMLMKSESKQCVVPVGLVEEGILLPVMESPWPEYEPFALAPVSVSVRVSREANRLQLLYRVSAPELRRMCTAHNQDVHADSCVEVFLRNPRDEEYVNFEFSATGYIKVGRGESRANRILYAPETIDESIDYEVRILSNSLHDDTDGTGGCEWTARISIDLTVFGLMPPGHMDILPYLEANFQACGDGLERPYFLVWNPIDTPKPDFHRPEFFGRLVFSPTISS from the coding sequence ATGGACAAATATGAAGTTGAGGCAATGCTCATGAAGTCGGAATCAAAACAGTGCGTCGTGCCCGTCGGATTGGTAGAGGAAGGGATTCTCCTGCCGGTCATGGAGTCTCCATGGCCTGAATATGAGCCCTTCGCCCTTGCTCCCGTGAGCGTGTCGGTGCGGGTATCCCGTGAAGCGAACAGACTTCAGCTCCTCTATCGGGTATCTGCGCCTGAATTGAGGCGTATGTGTACTGCTCATAACCAAGATGTGCATGCTGATAGTTGCGTGGAAGTATTTCTGCGTAATCCCCGTGATGAGGAATATGTCAACTTTGAGTTCAGTGCCACCGGATACATCAAGGTAGGACGGGGGGAGAGCAGGGCTAACCGGATACTCTATGCTCCCGAAACGATTGATGAGTCCATAGACTACGAAGTGCGCATACTGTCGAACAGCCTCCATGACGATACTGATGGTACGGGAGGCTGTGAATGGACTGCCCGTATTTCCATTGACCTGACAGTATTCGGACTGATGCCTCCGGGACATATGGACATTCTGCCGTATCTTGAAGCGAATTTCCAAGCGTGCGGCGATGGTTTGGAGAGACCGTATTTTCTTGTGTGGAATCCCATAGACACGCCTAAGCCAGATTTTCATCGCCCGGAATTTTTCGGACGACTGGTGTTTTCTCCGACCATTTCCTCTTGA
- a CDS encoding outer membrane beta-barrel protein, with product MKKCIVVFLVLLGVSGFLFAGVNYIGASVGVDFLQRTMTSEGASGSINQSATGLGFGVKGASYFGDNDEWGIGYSLGLVKMLSDKMNEIKVDVSDEPIVIDFGVKGQYRYAVSDELDLHAGVGFGYTTQTDEDSGAGLSLSISSIIGGVDLVYNVSDTIFVNAGLAIGIPVSGKMVVSSGGASASADLSVSGITFTPSIGVLYKF from the coding sequence ATGAAAAAATGTATTGTTGTTTTTCTTGTTCTGCTTGGCGTGAGTGGATTCCTGTTTGCCGGAGTCAATTATATCGGAGCTTCCGTTGGCGTGGATTTTTTGCAAAGAACAATGACATCCGAAGGGGCTAGCGGTAGCATAAACCAATCAGCAACGGGTCTGGGTTTTGGTGTGAAGGGGGCCTCTTACTTCGGCGACAATGATGAATGGGGAATTGGATATTCCTTAGGTCTTGTAAAAATGTTATCTGACAAGATGAATGAAATCAAAGTTGATGTAAGTGATGAGCCAATAGTTATAGATTTTGGTGTGAAGGGGCAATATAGATATGCGGTGAGTGATGAGCTTGATCTTCATGCTGGTGTTGGCTTTGGTTATACAACCCAGACGGACGAAGACTCAGGAGCGGGCCTCTCTCTCAGTATCTCTAGTATCATCGGAGGTGTGGATCTCGTCTATAATGTGTCTGATACCATTTTTGTAAATGCCGGACTTGCCATAGGCATTCCTGTTTCTGGAAAGATGGTTGTATCAAGTGGCGGAGCGAGTGCAAGTGCCGATCTTTCTGTATCTGGAATAACATTCACTCCGTCCATTGGTGTTTTATACAAATTCTAA
- a CDS encoding YbgC/FadM family acyl-CoA thioesterase, producing MFRFPVRVYYSDTDAGGIVYHARYLDFAEHARTEMFRTISEMVVGAQGSQRALMETTGLAFIISSATIDYKKPGFLDDILEIQTSVEDMKRFSMVFHQRVMRGEDVLAELRIKVAAMDMAAKRPAPIPEWLSCALQGGKDEPV from the coding sequence CCGGAGGCATTGTCTATCATGCCCGGTACCTGGACTTTGCCGAACATGCCCGGACGGAGATGTTCAGGACAATCTCGGAGATGGTCGTCGGGGCTCAAGGAAGCCAGCGTGCTTTGATGGAAACTACTGGCTTGGCATTCATCATATCATCAGCCACCATTGATTATAAGAAGCCCGGTTTTCTTGATGACATTCTGGAAATTCAAACTTCCGTGGAGGACATGAAACGTTTCTCCATGGTCTTTCATCAGAGGGTGATGCGGGGTGAAGATGTGCTTGCCGAGCTACGTATCAAGGTCGCTGCCATGGATATGGCGGCAAAGCGTCCTGCGCCAATTCCTGAATGGCTCTCCTGTGCACTCCAGGGCGGGAAAGATGAACCTGTATGA